GCGGGCAACTCGCCGCGCAAGATTGGTTCCAGCCGGATGCTGCGGGCTTGCGTCATCCACCAGTTGGCCAGCAGCACGGCGTCATTCTCTGATACGGCTCCGCTGGCGATGGTTCGCAGGGTGTCGCTGGCATGTCTTAAACCGGCGGCGTCACCGAGGGCCACCTGTTCCAGCGCGGCGGGCCAGCCGAGACTCTGTGCCGACAGGGCGCGGGCCAGCATCGTCCAGGCACGGGGCGAGGTGCTGATCTCGCCGTCATCGCCGGGCCGCCCGACGAGTTTAGTCAGGCCGCTCTCCTGGATGTAACGGGCGATCAGCGGCTCCAACCGATCGCGCGCCTGACGCTCGGCGAACCAGGTCAGCCAACTGTGGGTGTTCTTCAACCGGAACTGCACGTGCAGCAGCCGGTTCATGATCGGCGCAAGCAGTGGTCTGGCTCCCGAGTTGGTTTCGGGCGGATTGCCGATACATACCACAATGGAATGCTCGGGCAGCACCACGTTGCCGAGTCGGCGCTCGTTGATCAATGAGAACAGTGCCTTGATGGTGCTGACCTCAGCGGCGTTGAGTTCATCGAGCAGCACGAAGCTGGGCTGCTGCGCCTCGCCGGGCAGTGGATGGTGAACCAGTTCGTGCGGTGGGCAGCGCACCGTCGTGTTGGTGCCGGGCATGAATCTGGGCACCAGCAGGTCGGTGGCGTCCATCATCGGCGCGACCAGATTGAAGAAGTGATAACCGTAGTCCTGAGCGAAACGGGTGGCCGCTTCGGTCTTGCCCAGGCCTGGCGGCCCCCACAGCATCACCGACTGGCGATCGCCGAGGTCGAGCATCAGCTCACCGAAGCTGTCGTGGTCGACGGCGGGGAGTTTGTTGAGATCAATCATGTGGCTCCAAGCGGGGCAGTAACGTCATTGCCCAGAAGTCCATTCTGAGGGCGCAGCAGCATGAACGCATCCGCCATTGCCCTTACGCCAACAGCGCCTCGATGAGCGTCAGAAAACCGCCTTAAAGCGCGTG
The Deinococcus psychrotolerans genome window above contains:
- a CDS encoding ATP-binding protein, giving the protein MIDLNKLPAVDHDSFGELMLDLGDRQSVMLWGPPGLGKTEAATRFAQDYGYHFFNLVAPMMDATDLLVPRFMPGTNTTVRCPPHELVHHPLPGEAQQPSFVLLDELNAAEVSTIKALFSLINERRLGNVVLPEHSIVVCIGNPPETNSGARPLLAPIMNRLLHVQFRLKNTHSWLTWFAERQARDRLEPLIARYIQESGLTKLVGRPGDDGEISTSPRAWTMLARALSAQSLGWPAALEQVALGDAAGLRHASDTLRTIASGAVSENDAVLLANWWMTQARSIRLEPILRGELPAPFDAADRLTLLTVLSQLRVKLVSELPALETQLNAGSRLLAEQAVRVLRQTELRAPEALQAFLVGKEHEALLPGWFLDDLLQTTANSGN